From one Candidatus Acididesulfobacter guangdongensis genomic stretch:
- the hisS gene encoding histidine--tRNA ligase has product MSDNFKSIQRVQPPKGTRDFLPNAMILRRDIIEKIRKCFELYGFSEIDSPVFEYFELLSRKCGEEIEKEIYTFKDKADRKLGLRFEFTSPLGRYYASNNSKLTKPFKRYIIGKVYRYENTQNGRYREFYQADADIVGVYSMFAELELMDLAVFTLEKLGLNNYAIHLNNRKLLDGIIELSGIPADKKEAALRILDKLSKIGESKTVKEFTENGLTEENYKSFINLVNGGSFAEKNNAGSYAGGYTENNPDIIFLESLKEKLRNNAQSLDGINELIDIFKNSNKFKIGKYLKFDPLLVRGLGYYTGPIFEIKSLDVNIGSFAAGGRYDNLLELYGARPEGACGLSFGVDRIIDIINAKNPGYINELPSSTKVFVAYLEPDEKVIDYAFNVAKEFRANGIACEINLNEKLNISKQLKYADSRNIGYAVVIGSNELCENKIKLKDMKKAEEFFISIKEAVEILK; this is encoded by the coding sequence ATGAGCGATAATTTTAAAAGTATTCAGCGGGTGCAGCCGCCTAAAGGGACAAGGGATTTTCTTCCCAACGCTATGATTTTGAGAAGAGATATAATAGAAAAAATTAGGAAATGTTTTGAACTTTATGGATTTAGCGAAATAGATTCGCCGGTTTTTGAGTATTTTGAACTTCTTTCAAGAAAATGCGGAGAAGAAATAGAAAAAGAGATTTATACTTTTAAAGATAAAGCGGACAGAAAACTTGGCTTAAGATTTGAGTTCACTTCTCCGCTCGGGAGATATTACGCTTCAAATAATTCAAAACTTACAAAACCTTTTAAAAGATATATAATAGGAAAAGTTTACAGGTATGAAAATACCCAGAATGGCAGGTACAGGGAGTTTTATCAGGCAGATGCCGATATTGTGGGGGTTTACTCAATGTTTGCAGAACTTGAATTAATGGATTTGGCGGTTTTTACACTTGAAAAGTTGGGACTCAATAATTATGCAATACATCTGAATAACAGAAAACTATTAGACGGCATTATTGAATTATCGGGTATACCTGCAGATAAAAAAGAAGCGGCGTTAAGAATTTTGGATAAATTGTCTAAAATAGGCGAAAGTAAAACTGTAAAAGAATTTACAGAAAACGGTTTAACTGAAGAAAACTATAAATCTTTTATTAATTTAGTAAACGGCGGCAGTTTTGCAGAAAAAAATAATGCCGGCAGTTATGCCGGCGGCTATACGGAAAATAATCCAGATATAATATTTTTAGAATCCCTTAAGGAAAAACTTAGAAATAACGCTCAGTCATTAGATGGAATAAATGAGCTTATAGATATTTTTAAAAATTCTAATAAATTTAAGATCGGCAAATATTTAAAGTTTGACCCGCTGCTTGTAAGGGGTCTCGGCTATTATACCGGACCGATATTCGAAATAAAATCGTTAGATGTTAATATCGGCAGTTTTGCGGCAGGCGGCAGATACGATAATCTGCTTGAGCTGTACGGAGCGCGTCCCGAAGGGGCATGCGGATTATCGTTCGGCGTTGACAGAATTATAGATATAATTAATGCGAAAAATCCTGGCTATATTAATGAACTGCCGTCTTCTACCAAGGTATTTGTCGCATATCTTGAGCCTGACGAAAAGGTAATAGACTATGCTTTTAATGTAGCAAAAGAGTTTAGAGCAAACGGCATAGCCTGTGAAATAAATCTTAATGAAAAATTGAATATATCTAAACAGCTGAAATATGCCGACTCAAGAAATATCGGCTATGCCGTCGTAATAGGCAGCAATGAACTTTGTGAAAATAAAATCAAGTTAAAAGATATGAAAAAAGCGGAAGAATTCTTTATATCTATTAAAGAAGCTGTAGAAATTTTAAAATAA
- a CDS encoding EAL domain-containing protein yields the protein MNRIVKSRAFAAGILIILLYIAASFGIYCLINHINDKAKINNSFYKKTLCLAKDFYFLNLYLKQYKSTNNYRSKSNSRSNLRYTAQINSKLNAEQYLHHKSGVNAADVISKLNSKINSKIYSINKSFRYLFKNLKSSDKSLLKLIHPVLYRAFIDWKNKSLPELNLLEKRKNVKNIPISRLSFIFYRNSRLLRKASDASMKKNMNYISDSMHLLSLLLFINFLMVIIISPLFLYYIIKVKIQAEDNEKSIQSIFNQMVSGLVLFRDKFIYVNPEGEKILGYSSEELKNMNNWDIMSYEFKESAKSRYAGAIKHEGERGEFLYKIIGKNNEIKWVLFHSLTINYKNKPTRLANFIDLTERKNAEDKVKNLTRLYSTLSEINQLLLRVENIDDVYENICRIAVEKGQFKMALCGFPDERNSNKIAVKFSYGFVGDYLDDFSMYVDDAMPEGKGPGATAFREDRIVINNDTENNPMMQPWRDKALKMGFLSSACIPLKRQNKIIGIFSLYAGEKDFFDDKEITLLEELMKDISFMINKIDLEKEINFISFYDALTKLPNRNFFIESVNNFLERIENRPAAIILLDFYKLSYINNTFGYGAGDELLIKTADVLKDAFDPTDIISRIGGDEFAIFISNLSDKDSAVQFIDKIKQCFKDEITIGTHKFNISYNIGVSIYPDDGITANDLLKSADIALSNAKTQGENDYEFFTSSMNVKASEFLMMKKHLTEAFVNKEFVVYYQPYFKVDKLNKLNKAHDYDDHSAIDMNNNIALLNPAIYGMEALMRWNSPDLGLVSPVKFIPLLEEMGLIRQLEEFLIEAVCSDLQNWKKMNLNLVPVSINISPVSFDYEVKWYCNPELLNNSSHIFEGGKLSLADTIFQAIKRHGLEYSLINIEVTEGLFIHHFDCALKILNTFKAKGMKIYIDDFGTGYSSLSYIKNIPADVIKIDISFIKSMMENQKVFAIVNTIVELSARLGMETISEGVETVEQLVKLQSLGANMVQGYLFSKPVPEAEIRKML from the coding sequence ATGAATAGAATCGTAAAATCCAGAGCATTTGCCGCAGGCATTCTGATTATTTTATTATATATTGCCGCTTCTTTTGGAATTTATTGTTTAATCAATCATATAAACGATAAGGCAAAGATTAATAATTCATTTTATAAAAAGACTCTATGTCTTGCTAAAGATTTTTATTTTTTAAATTTATATTTAAAACAATACAAGAGTACTAATAATTACCGCTCAAAATCCAACAGTCGCTCCAATCTTCGCTATACTGCCCAAATAAATTCTAAATTGAATGCTGAACAGTATCTACACCATAAATCGGGAGTGAACGCTGCCGATGTAATTTCTAAATTAAATTCTAAAATCAATTCTAAAATATATTCGATAAATAAAAGTTTCCGATATTTATTTAAAAATTTGAAAAGCAGCGATAAGTCTTTATTAAAATTAATACACCCTGTTTTATACAGAGCATTCATAGACTGGAAGAATAAATCTCTGCCGGAATTGAATTTATTAGAAAAACGGAAGAATGTTAAAAATATACCTATCTCACGCTTATCTTTTATATTTTACCGTAATTCGAGGCTATTAAGAAAAGCTTCGGATGCGTCAATGAAAAAAAATATGAATTATATAAGCGATTCCATGCATCTGCTGAGCCTGCTTCTTTTTATAAATTTCTTAATGGTAATTATTATAAGTCCTCTGTTTCTGTATTATATTATTAAGGTTAAAATTCAGGCGGAAGACAATGAAAAGTCGATCCAGTCGATATTTAACCAGATGGTTAGCGGTCTGGTCCTTTTCAGGGACAAATTTATTTACGTAAATCCGGAAGGCGAGAAAATACTTGGATATTCGTCGGAAGAATTAAAAAATATGAATAATTGGGATATTATGTCCTATGAATTTAAAGAAAGCGCAAAATCAAGATATGCAGGGGCTATTAAACATGAAGGCGAAAGAGGCGAATTTCTGTATAAAATCATCGGCAAAAATAATGAAATAAAGTGGGTTCTTTTTCATTCTCTGACTATAAATTATAAAAATAAACCTACCAGATTAGCTAATTTTATAGATTTAACGGAACGGAAAAATGCGGAAGACAAAGTAAAAAATCTTACAAGACTTTATTCTACACTCAGCGAAATAAATCAGCTGCTTTTGAGGGTCGAAAACATCGACGATGTTTATGAAAATATATGCAGAATTGCCGTTGAGAAAGGTCAGTTTAAAATGGCTTTGTGCGGTTTTCCTGATGAGCGCAACAGCAATAAGATAGCCGTTAAATTTTCTTACGGCTTTGTCGGAGACTATCTGGATGATTTTAGCATGTATGTTGACGACGCAATGCCTGAAGGAAAAGGACCCGGAGCTACGGCTTTCAGAGAGGACAGAATTGTAATCAATAATGATACGGAAAACAATCCTATGATGCAGCCGTGGAGAGATAAAGCTCTGAAGATGGGTTTTTTATCCAGTGCATGCATTCCGCTTAAACGGCAAAATAAAATAATCGGGATATTCAGTTTATATGCCGGAGAAAAAGATTTTTTTGACGATAAAGAGATTACACTGTTAGAAGAATTAATGAAAGATATTTCTTTTATGATAAATAAAATTGATTTGGAAAAAGAAATTAATTTTATATCATTCTATGACGCTCTTACAAAACTTCCCAACAGAAATTTTTTCATAGAAAGCGTGAATAACTTTCTTGAAAGAATAGAAAACCGCCCTGCAGCCATAATCTTGCTTGATTTTTATAAATTGTCGTATATTAACAATACATTCGGCTACGGCGCCGGAGACGAACTGCTTATAAAGACGGCTGATGTGCTAAAAGATGCCTTTGACCCGACCGATATAATTTCAAGAATAGGCGGGGATGAATTTGCAATATTCATAAGCAATTTAAGCGATAAGGATTCGGCAGTGCAGTTCATTGACAAAATAAAGCAGTGTTTTAAAGATGAAATAACTATCGGTACGCATAAATTTAATATTTCCTATAATATAGGGGTATCGATTTATCCTGATGACGGCATTACGGCAAACGATCTTTTAAAATCCGCCGATATTGCCCTGTCAAACGCAAAAACTCAGGGTGAAAACGATTATGAATTTTTTACCTCTTCCATGAACGTTAAAGCTTCTGAATTTTTAATGATGAAAAAACATCTTACGGAGGCATTTGTTAATAAAGAATTTGTCGTGTATTATCAGCCGTATTTTAAGGTGGATAAATTAAACAAATTAAACAAGGCTCATGATTACGATGATCACAGCGCAATAGATATGAATAATAATATTGCTCTATTAAATCCCGCTATATACGGCATGGAAGCGCTTATGCGCTGGAACAGTCCCGATTTAGGTCTTGTTTCGCCGGTTAAGTTTATCCCTCTGCTTGAAGAAATGGGTTTAATAAGGCAGCTTGAAGAATTTTTGATTGAAGCGGTATGCAGCGATTTGCAAAACTGGAAAAAAATGAACTTAAATTTAGTTCCAGTTTCTATAAATATTTCCCCCGTAAGTTTTGACTATGAAGTAAAATGGTACTGCAATCCTGAATTGCTTAACAATTCGTCGCATATTTTTGAAGGCGGAAAATTAAGTTTGGCGGATACTATTTTTCAGGCTATAAAAAGGCACGGTCTGGAATATTCTTTGATAAACATAGAAGTAACCGAGGGTTTATTTATTCACCATTTTGACTGTGCTCTTAAAATACTAAACACATTTAAAGCAAAAGGTATGAAAATATATATTGACGATTTCGGTACCGGATATTCCTCCTTGTCGTATATAAAAAATATCCCTGCCGATGTTATTAAGATAGATATTTCATTTATCAAAAGCATGATGGAAAACCAGAAAGTTTTTGCAATCGTCAATACCATTGTAGAACTTTCCGCAAGATTAGGTATGGAAACTATAAGCGAAGGCGTTGAAACAGTTGAACAGCTTGTAAAATTACAATCTCTCGGCGCAAATATGGTTCAGGGGTATCTTTTCTCAAAACCTGTGCCTGAGGCAGAGATACGCAAAATGCTTTAA